Proteins encoded together in one Venturia canescens isolate UGA chromosome 10, ASM1945775v1, whole genome shotgun sequence window:
- the LOC122417663 gene encoding hornerin-like isoform X4, with protein sequence MKLGFCLVFFLLSVSCYARPRNKRQVEHYNASNGNQTVSQILQNIFGSSDPENAGIFIIPYNKTAGDEANGGLSGGISVGADGSVSSGASGSGDEATEMNGGSSDSSASDGGSTVIGGGESESSGGSSQPSGSGEGSEGAGGESSGSSKSSSESSESSGNGGGSSIPITVLPQPSGSGEGSEGSGGELSGSGEGSEGSGGELSGSSGSSSESSESSGNGGGSSIPITVLPQPSGSGEGSEGSGGELSGSGEGSEGSGGELSGSSGSSSESSESSGNGGGSSIPITVLPQPSGSGEGSEGAGGESSGSSESSSESSESSGNGGGSSIPITVLPQPSGSGEGSEGSGGELSGSSGSSSESSESSGNGGGSSIPITVLPQPSGSGEGSEGSEGELSGSGEGSEGSGSELSGSGEGSEGSAGESSGSSGSSSESSESSGSGGGSSEHGGGSSIPITVLPQPSGSGEGSEGSEGELSGSGEGSEGSGSELSGSEEGSEGSAGESSGSSGSSSESSESSGSGGSSSIPITVLPQPSGSGEGSEGSGGELSGSGESSEASGGELSGAGEGSEGSGGELSGSGEGSEGSGGELSGSGERSEGSGGELSGSGEGSEASGGELSGAGEGSEGSRGELSGSGEGSEGSAGESSGSSGSSSESSESSGNGGGSSIPITVLPQPSESGEGSEGAGGESSGSSGSSSESSGSSGNDSGSSIPITVLPQPSGSGEGSEGSGGESSGSSETSGGSSEWSGTSSGSGSSANLENRNGSDDDSSSESSGEGAGSSGMSGGSSESSENGGGSSIPITVLPQPSGSGEVSEGSGGELSGSGEGSEGSGGELSGAGKGSEGSGGELSGSGEGSEGSGGESSGSSGSSSESSGSSGNNGGSSIPITVLPQPSGSGEGSEGSGGESSGSSETSGDSSEWSGTSSGSGSSANLENRNGSDDDSSSESSGEGAGSSGMSGGSSESSDNGGGSSIPITVLPQPSGSGEGSEGSGGELSGSGEGSEGSGGELSGSGEGSEGSGGELSGSGEGSEGSGGELSGSGEGSEASGGELSGAGEGSEGAGGESSGSSGSSSESSESSGNNGGSSIPITVLPQPSGSGEGSEGSAGESSGSAESSESSGNSGGSSIPVTVVSEPSGSAGGSVENGGGVSGSSVASGGSSESSETINNSGSSGNLENINGAGDCVPYPRYSTETLPDVDPGLYVVNGCPPPFNNTEKNYNLYGDVMLSLDNIWLWPYRVLMDAVGGLQHIFNIRT encoded by the exons ATGAAATTAGGATTTTGtttagtgttttttttattaagtgTGAGCTGCTACGCCAGACCAAGGAATAAAAGACAG GTTGAGCATTATAATGCTTCTAACGGAAATCAAACTGTAAGTCAAATTCTACAAAATATCTTCGGATCATCAGATCCCGAAAATGCAGGAATATTCATAATACCTTACAACAAAACCGCTGGAGATGAAGCGAACGGGGGATTATCAGGGGGTATTTCGGTCGGTGCAGATGGTTCGGTCTCATCAG GGGCATCGGGTAGTGGCGATGAAGCTACAGAAATGAACGGTGGATCTTCAGACTCTTCTGCATCCGATGGAGGTTCTACGGTTATCGGTGGAGGGGAATCAGAGTCCTCCGGAGGATCGT CGCAACCATCAGGATCCGGAGAAGGTTCGGAAGGAGCGGGAGGTGAATCGTCTGGATCCTCCAAGTCTTCATCTGAATCCTCTGAATCGTCAGGGAATGGCGGTGGCTCTTCGATACCAATTACAGTACTTCCGCAGCCATCAGGATCCGGAGAAGGTTCGGAAGGATCGGGAGGTGAATTATCTG GATCCGGAGAAGGTTCGGAAGGATCGGGAGGTGAATTATCTGGATCCTCTGGATCGTCGTCTGAATCTTCAGAATCATCAGGAAATGGCGGTGGCTCTTCAATACCAATTACAGTACTTCCGCAACCATCAGGATCTGGAGAAGGTTCGGAAGGATCGGGAGGTGAATTATCTG GATCCGGAGAAGGTTCGGAAGGATCGGGAGGTGAATTATCTGGATCCTCCGGGTCGTCGTCTGAATCTTCAGAATCATCAGGAAATGGCGGTGGCTCTTCAATACCAATTACAGTACTTCCGCAACCATCAGGATCCGGAGAAGGTTCGGAAGGAGCGGGAGGTGAATCGTCTGGATCCTCCGAGTCTTCGTCTGAATCCTCTGAATCGTCAGGGAATGGCGGTGGCTCTTCGATACCAATTACAGTACTTCCGCAGCCATCAGGATCCGGAGAAGGTTCGGAAGGATCGGGAGGTGAATTATCTGGATCCTCTGGATCGTCGTCTGAATCTTCAGAATCATCAGGAAATGGCGGTGGCTCTTCAATACCAATTACAGTACTTCCGCAACCATCAGGATCTGGAGAAG GTTCCGAAGGATCGGAAGGTGAATTATCTGGATCCGGAGAAGGTTCGGAAGGATCAGGAAGTGAGTTATCTGGATCCGGAGAAGGTTCTGAAGGATCGGCCGGTGAATCATCTGGATCCTCCGGGTCGTCATCTGAATCTTCCGAATCGTCAGGGAGTGGCGGTGG ATCATCAGAACATGGCGGTGGCTCTTCAATACCAATTACAGTACTTCCGCAACCATCAGGATCTGGAGAAGGTTCCGAAGGATCGGAAGGTGAATTATCTGGTTCCGGAGAAGGTTCGGAAGGATCAGGAAGTGAGTTATCTGGATCCGAAGAAGGTTCTGAAGGATCGGCCGGTGAATCATCTGGATCCTCCGGGTCGTCATCTGAATCTTCCGAATCGTCAGGGAGTGGCGGTAGCTCTTCCATACCAATTACAGTACTTCCGCAACCATCAGGATCTGGAGAAGGTTCGGAAGGATCGGGAGGTGAATTATCTGGATCCGGAGAAAGTTCGGAAGCATCAGGAGGTGAATTATCTGGAGCCGGAGAAGGTTCAGAAGGATCGGGAGGTGAATTATCTGGATCCGGAGAAGGTTCGGAGGGATCAGGAGGTGAATTATCTGGATCCGGAGAACGTTCAGAAGGATCGGGAGGTGAATTATCTGGATCCGGAGAAGGTTCGGAAGCATCGGGAGGTGAATTATCTGGAGCTGGAGAAGGTTCAGAAGGATCAAGAGGTGAATTATCTGGATCCGGAGAAGGTTCGGAAGGATCGGCCGGTGAATCATCTGGATCCTCCGGATCGTCATCTGAATCTTCCGAATCGTCAGGGAATGGTGGTGGCTCTTCCATACCAATTACAGTACTTCCGCAACCATCAGAATCTGGAGAAGGTTCGGAAGGAGCGGGAGGTGAATCGTCTGGATCCTCCGGGTCTTCGTCTGAATCTTCTGGATCGTCAGGGAATGACAGTGGCTCTTCCATACCAATTACAGTACTTCCGCAACCATCAGGATCTGGAGAAGGATCAGAAGGATCGGGAGGTGAATCGTCTGGCTCTTCAGAAACGAGCGGAGGTTCCTCGGAATGGTCAGGAACAAGTAGTGGCTCAGGATCAAGTGCCAATTTAGAAAACAGAAATGGATCAGATGATGATTCAAGTTCAGAATCCAGCGGCGAAGGGGCTGGGTCCTCAGGAATGAGCGGAGGATCTTCTGAATCATCAGAAAATGGCGGTGGCTCTTCAATACCAATTACAGTACTTCCGCAACCATCAGGATCTGGAGAAGTTTCGGAAGGATCGGGAGGTGAATTATCTGGATCCGGAGAAGGTTCGGAAGGATCAGGAGGTGAATTATCTGGAGCCGGAAAAGGTTCAGAAGGATCGGGAGGTGAATTATCTGGATCCGGAGAAGGTTCGGAAGGATCGGGAGGTGAATCGTCTGGATCCTCCGGGTCGTCGTCTGAATCTTCTGGATCGTCAGGGAATAACGGTGGCTCTTCCATACCAATTACAGTTCTTCCCCAACCATCAGGATCTGGAGAAGGATCGGAAGGATCGGGAGGTGAATCGTCTGGTTCTTCAGAAACGAGCGGAGATTCCTCGGAATGGTCAGGAACAAGTAGTGGCTCCGGATCAAGTGCCAATTTAGAGAACAGAAATGGATCAGATGATGATTCAAGTTCAGAATCCAGCGGCGAAGGGGCTGGGTCCTCAGGAATGAGTGGAGGATCTTCTGAATCATCAGACAATGGCGGTGGCTCTTCAATACCAATTACAGTACTTCCGCAACCATCAGGATCTGGAGAAGGTTCGGAAGGATCGGGAGGTGAATTATCTGGATCCGGAGAAGGTTCGGAAGGATCAGGAGGTGAATTATCTGGATCCGGAGAAGGTTCGGAAGGATCAGGAGGTGAATTATCTGGATCCGGAGAAGGTTCAGAAGGATCGGGAGGTGAATTATCTGGATCCGGAGAAGGTTCGGAAGCATCAGGAGGTGAATTATCTGGAGCCGGAGAAGGTTCGGAAGGAGCGGGAGGTGAATCGTCTGGATCCTCCGGGTCGTCGTCTGAATCTTCTGAATCGTCAGGGAATAACGGTGGCTCTTCCATACCAATTACAGTTCTTCCGCAACCATCAGGATCTGGAGAAGGATCGGAAGGATCGGCAGGTGAATCGTCTGGGTCCGCGGAATCTTCTGAATCGTCAGGGAATAGCGGTGGCTCCTCGATACCGGTCACAGTAGTATCAGAACCGTCGGGATCGGCAGGAGGTTCAGTTGAAAATGGTGGAGGTGTTTCTGGATCCTCCGTAGCAAGCGGAGGATCTTCTGAATCTTCAGAAACGATTAATAACTCGGGATCAAGTGGTAACTTGGAAAACATCAACGGAGCAGGAGATTGTGTGCCATATCCTCGATATTCCACAGAGACATTACCCGATGTAGATCCGGGACTCTACGTCGTTAACGGCTGCCCACCACCTTTCAATAATACCGAAAAGAATTACAATCTTTATGGAGATGTAATGTTGTCTCTTGACAACATATGGCTG TGGCCCTACCGAGTATTGATGGACGCAGTCGGCGGTTTGCAGCATATATTCAATATCAGAACATAG
- the LOC122417663 gene encoding uncharacterized transmembrane protein DDB_G0289901-like isoform X9: MKLGFCLVFFLLSVSCYARPRNKRQVEHYNASNGNQTVSQILQNIFGSSDPENAGIFIIPYNKTAGDEANGGLSGGISVGADGSVSSGASGSGDEATEMNGGSSDSSASDGGSTVIGGGESESSGGSSGSSENSGGSSIPITVLPQPSGSGEGSEGAGGESSGSSKSSSESSESSGNGGGSSIPITVLPQPSGSGEGSEGSGGELSGSGEGSEGSGGELSGSSGSSSESSESSGNGGGSSIPITVLPQPSGSGEGSEGSGGELSGSGEGSEGSGGELSGSSGSSSESSESSGNGGGSSIPITVLPQPSGSGEGSEGAGGESSGSSESSSESSESSGNGGGSSIPITVLPQPSGSGEGSEGSGGELSGSSGSSSESSESSGNGGGSSIPITVLPQPSGSGEGSEGSEGELSGSGEGSEGSGSELSGSGEGSEGSAGESSGSSGSSSESSESSGSGGGSSEHGGGSSIPITVLPQPSGSGEGSEGSEGELSGSGEGSEGSGGELSGSGESSEASGGELSGAGEGSEGSGGELSGSGEGSEGSGGELSGSGERSEGSGGELSGSGEGSEASGGELSGAGEGSEGSRGELSGSGEGSEGSAGESSGSSGSSSESSESSGNGGGSSIPITVLPQPSESGEGSEGAGGESSGSSGSSSESSGSSGNDSGSSIPITVLPQPSGSGEGSEGSGGESSGSSETSGGSSEWSGTSSGSGSSANLENRNGSDDDSSSESSGEGAGSSGMSGGSSESSENGGGSSIPITVLPQPSGSGEVSEGSGGELSGSGEGSEGSGGELSGAGKGSEGSGGELSGSGEGSEGSGGESSGSSGSSSESSGSSGNNGGSSIPITVLPQPSGSGEGSEGSGGESSGSSETSGDSSEWSGTSSGSGSSANLENRNGSDDDSSSESSGEGAGSSGMSGGSSESSDNGGGSSIPITVLPQPSGSGEGSEGSGGELSGSGEGSEGSGGELSGSGEGSEGSGGELSGSGEGSEGSGGELSGSGEGSEASGGELSGAGEGSEGAGGESSGSSGSSSESSESSGNNGGSSIPITVLPQPSGSGEGSEGSAGESSGSAESSESSGNSGGSSIPVTVVSEPSGSAGGSVENGGGVSGSSVASGGSSESSETINNSGSSGNLENINGAGDCVPYPRYSTETLPDVDPGLYVVNGCPPPFNNTEKNYNLYGDVMLSLDNIWLWPYRVLMDAVGGLQHIFNIRT, from the exons ATGAAATTAGGATTTTGtttagtgttttttttattaagtgTGAGCTGCTACGCCAGACCAAGGAATAAAAGACAG GTTGAGCATTATAATGCTTCTAACGGAAATCAAACTGTAAGTCAAATTCTACAAAATATCTTCGGATCATCAGATCCCGAAAATGCAGGAATATTCATAATACCTTACAACAAAACCGCTGGAGATGAAGCGAACGGGGGATTATCAGGGGGTATTTCGGTCGGTGCAGATGGTTCGGTCTCATCAG GGGCATCGGGTAGTGGCGATGAAGCTACAGAAATGAACGGTGGATCTTCAGACTCTTCTGCATCCGATGGAGGTTCTACGGTTATCGGTGGAGGGGAATCAGAGTCCTCCGGAGGATCGTCAGGTTCGTCAGAAAATAGTGGTGGCTCTTCGATACCAATTACAGTACTTCCGCAACCATCAGGATCCGGAGAAGGTTCGGAAGGAGCGGGAGGTGAATCGTCTGGATCCTCCAAGTCTTCATCTGAATCCTCTGAATCGTCAGGGAATGGCGGTGGCTCTTCGATACCAATTACAGTACTTCCGCAGCCATCAGGATCCGGAGAAGGTTCGGAAGGATCGGGAGGTGAATTATCTG GATCCGGAGAAGGTTCGGAAGGATCGGGAGGTGAATTATCTGGATCCTCTGGATCGTCGTCTGAATCTTCAGAATCATCAGGAAATGGCGGTGGCTCTTCAATACCAATTACAGTACTTCCGCAACCATCAGGATCTGGAGAAGGTTCGGAAGGATCGGGAGGTGAATTATCTG GATCCGGAGAAGGTTCGGAAGGATCGGGAGGTGAATTATCTGGATCCTCCGGGTCGTCGTCTGAATCTTCAGAATCATCAGGAAATGGCGGTGGCTCTTCAATACCAATTACAGTACTTCCGCAACCATCAGGATCCGGAGAAGGTTCGGAAGGAGCGGGAGGTGAATCGTCTGGATCCTCCGAGTCTTCGTCTGAATCCTCTGAATCGTCAGGGAATGGCGGTGGCTCTTCGATACCAATTACAGTACTTCCGCAGCCATCAGGATCCGGAGAAGGTTCGGAAGGATCGGGAGGTGAATTATCTGGATCCTCTGGATCGTCGTCTGAATCTTCAGAATCATCAGGAAATGGCGGTGGCTCTTCAATACCAATTACAGTACTTCCGCAACCATCAGGATCTGGAGAAG GTTCCGAAGGATCGGAAGGTGAATTATCTGGATCCGGAGAAGGTTCGGAAGGATCAGGAAGTGAGTTATCTGGATCCGGAGAAGGTTCTGAAGGATCGGCCGGTGAATCATCTGGATCCTCCGGGTCGTCATCTGAATCTTCCGAATCGTCAGGGAGTGGCGGTGG ATCATCAGAACATGGCGGTGGCTCTTCAATACCAATTACAGTACTTCCGCAACCATCAGGATCTGGAGAAGGTTCCGAAGGATCGGAAGGTGAATTATCTG GATCTGGAGAAGGTTCGGAAGGATCGGGAGGTGAATTATCTGGATCCGGAGAAAGTTCGGAAGCATCAGGAGGTGAATTATCTGGAGCCGGAGAAGGTTCAGAAGGATCGGGAGGTGAATTATCTGGATCCGGAGAAGGTTCGGAGGGATCAGGAGGTGAATTATCTGGATCCGGAGAACGTTCAGAAGGATCGGGAGGTGAATTATCTGGATCCGGAGAAGGTTCGGAAGCATCGGGAGGTGAATTATCTGGAGCTGGAGAAGGTTCAGAAGGATCAAGAGGTGAATTATCTGGATCCGGAGAAGGTTCGGAAGGATCGGCCGGTGAATCATCTGGATCCTCCGGATCGTCATCTGAATCTTCCGAATCGTCAGGGAATGGTGGTGGCTCTTCCATACCAATTACAGTACTTCCGCAACCATCAGAATCTGGAGAAGGTTCGGAAGGAGCGGGAGGTGAATCGTCTGGATCCTCCGGGTCTTCGTCTGAATCTTCTGGATCGTCAGGGAATGACAGTGGCTCTTCCATACCAATTACAGTACTTCCGCAACCATCAGGATCTGGAGAAGGATCAGAAGGATCGGGAGGTGAATCGTCTGGCTCTTCAGAAACGAGCGGAGGTTCCTCGGAATGGTCAGGAACAAGTAGTGGCTCAGGATCAAGTGCCAATTTAGAAAACAGAAATGGATCAGATGATGATTCAAGTTCAGAATCCAGCGGCGAAGGGGCTGGGTCCTCAGGAATGAGCGGAGGATCTTCTGAATCATCAGAAAATGGCGGTGGCTCTTCAATACCAATTACAGTACTTCCGCAACCATCAGGATCTGGAGAAGTTTCGGAAGGATCGGGAGGTGAATTATCTGGATCCGGAGAAGGTTCGGAAGGATCAGGAGGTGAATTATCTGGAGCCGGAAAAGGTTCAGAAGGATCGGGAGGTGAATTATCTGGATCCGGAGAAGGTTCGGAAGGATCGGGAGGTGAATCGTCTGGATCCTCCGGGTCGTCGTCTGAATCTTCTGGATCGTCAGGGAATAACGGTGGCTCTTCCATACCAATTACAGTTCTTCCCCAACCATCAGGATCTGGAGAAGGATCGGAAGGATCGGGAGGTGAATCGTCTGGTTCTTCAGAAACGAGCGGAGATTCCTCGGAATGGTCAGGAACAAGTAGTGGCTCCGGATCAAGTGCCAATTTAGAGAACAGAAATGGATCAGATGATGATTCAAGTTCAGAATCCAGCGGCGAAGGGGCTGGGTCCTCAGGAATGAGTGGAGGATCTTCTGAATCATCAGACAATGGCGGTGGCTCTTCAATACCAATTACAGTACTTCCGCAACCATCAGGATCTGGAGAAGGTTCGGAAGGATCGGGAGGTGAATTATCTGGATCCGGAGAAGGTTCGGAAGGATCAGGAGGTGAATTATCTGGATCCGGAGAAGGTTCGGAAGGATCAGGAGGTGAATTATCTGGATCCGGAGAAGGTTCAGAAGGATCGGGAGGTGAATTATCTGGATCCGGAGAAGGTTCGGAAGCATCAGGAGGTGAATTATCTGGAGCCGGAGAAGGTTCGGAAGGAGCGGGAGGTGAATCGTCTGGATCCTCCGGGTCGTCGTCTGAATCTTCTGAATCGTCAGGGAATAACGGTGGCTCTTCCATACCAATTACAGTTCTTCCGCAACCATCAGGATCTGGAGAAGGATCGGAAGGATCGGCAGGTGAATCGTCTGGGTCCGCGGAATCTTCTGAATCGTCAGGGAATAGCGGTGGCTCCTCGATACCGGTCACAGTAGTATCAGAACCGTCGGGATCGGCAGGAGGTTCAGTTGAAAATGGTGGAGGTGTTTCTGGATCCTCCGTAGCAAGCGGAGGATCTTCTGAATCTTCAGAAACGATTAATAACTCGGGATCAAGTGGTAACTTGGAAAACATCAACGGAGCAGGAGATTGTGTGCCATATCCTCGATATTCCACAGAGACATTACCCGATGTAGATCCGGGACTCTACGTCGTTAACGGCTGCCCACCACCTTTCAATAATACCGAAAAGAATTACAATCTTTATGGAGATGTAATGTTGTCTCTTGACAACATATGGCTG TGGCCCTACCGAGTATTGATGGACGCAGTCGGCGGTTTGCAGCATATATTCAATATCAGAACATAG